In Homo sapiens chromosome 11, GRCh38.p14 Primary Assembly, one DNA window encodes the following:
- the SLC35C1 gene encoding GDP-fucose transporter 1 isoform X2 has translation MNRAPLKRSRILHMALTGASDPSAEAEANGEKPFLLRALQIALVVSLYWVTSISMVFLNKYLLDSPSLRLDTPIFVTFYQCLVTTLLCKGLSALAACCPGAVDFPSLRLDLRVARSVLPLSVVFIGMITFNNLCLKYVGVAFYNVGRSLTTVFNVLLSYLLLKQTTSFYALLTCGIIIGEDESQATILGLPS, from the exons ATGAATAGGGCCCCTCTGAAGCGGTCCAGGATCCTGCACATGGCGCTGACCGGGGCCTCAGACCCCtctgcagaggcagaggccaACGGGGAGAAGCCCTTTCTGCTGCGGGCATTGCAGATCGCGCTGGTGGTCTCCCTCTACTGGGTCACCTCCATCTCCATGGTGTTCCTTAATAAGTACCTGCTGGACAGCCCCTCCCTGCGGCTGGACACCCCCATCTTCGTCACCTTCTACCAGTGCCTGGTGACCACGCTGCTGTGCAAAGGCCTCAGCGCTCTGGCCGCCTGCTGCCCTGGTGCCGTGGACTTCCCCAGCTTGCGCCTGGACCTCAGGGTGGCCCGCAGCGTCCTGCCCCTGTCGGTGGTCTTCATCGGCATGATCACCTTCAATAACCTCTGCCTCAAGTACGTCGGTGTGGCCTTCTACAATGTGGGCCGCTCACTCACCACCGTCTTCAACGTGCTGCTCTCCTACCTGCTGCTCAAGCAGACCACCTCCTTCTATGCCCTGCTCACCTGCGGTATCATCATCG GGGAAGACGAGTCTCAGGCAACTATTCTAGGCCTCCCCTCCTAG